Proteins from a single region of Belliella baltica DSM 15883:
- a CDS encoding tetratricopeptide repeat protein: MGNFDLSVGYFKEGKFDLALKEINACIKEDKKNAELYFFRARVHSRLGNFELSLEDFDYLTQLEPFNPSFISDRAVVLHLLKRNEEAATEFDRALNLEPSNPYRYSSRAYFRDRIGDFQGAIDDYTKAIEMDPEDAVSYNNRGLVEEKMGYMSRAKKSFEIADDLVGYKSSQQTKAKSADTSEKNKATFSMPKQENAASKLSLDGYFNVFKKIFTDKSTWSEFVDFIGSGFKTKTPRDS; encoded by the coding sequence GTGGGAAATTTTGATTTAAGTGTTGGATACTTTAAGGAGGGAAAATTTGATCTTGCATTAAAAGAAATTAATGCTTGTATCAAAGAGGATAAGAAAAATGCTGAGCTTTACTTTTTTAGAGCTAGGGTTCATTCTCGACTTGGTAATTTTGAATTATCGCTAGAGGATTTTGATTACCTCACTCAATTAGAACCGTTCAATCCAAGTTTTATCAGTGATCGTGCTGTTGTTTTACATCTCTTAAAACGCAACGAGGAAGCCGCTACAGAATTCGATCGAGCACTGAATCTGGAACCTTCAAATCCCTATAGATATTCAAGCCGGGCATATTTTAGGGATAGAATTGGAGATTTTCAAGGAGCTATAGATGATTATACAAAAGCCATTGAAATGGATCCTGAAGATGCCGTATCTTACAACAATCGAGGGTTGGTTGAAGAAAAAATGGGATACATGTCTCGAGCAAAAAAAAGCTTTGAAATCGCAGATGATTTGGTAGGGTATAAATCAAGTCAACAAACAAAAGCTAAAAGTGCTGACACTTCTGAAAAAAATAAAGCAACATTTTCAATGCCTAAGCAAGAAAATGCTGCCTCTAAACTAAGCTTGGACGGCTATTTTAATGTATTCAAGAAAATCTTTACAGACAAATCTACTTGGAGTGAGTTTGTAGATTTTATCGGTTCCGGATTCAAAACTAAAACTCCTAGAGATTCTTGA